One Triticum dicoccoides isolate Atlit2015 ecotype Zavitan chromosome 5B, WEW_v2.0, whole genome shotgun sequence genomic window carries:
- the LOC119306536 gene encoding agamous-like MADS-box protein AGL61, producing the protein MVRPRGTTSTGRHRIEMSLRPDKNSRQVTFSKRRAGLFKKCSELALLCGARVAVVVFSEAGNAFALGSPSMEAVLRRFDDGNDAGALVPAADVDDREALEELYRAREATAEQVASEIKRMNTIGDTVVKAQTGRRYWWEADVEALGEAELPEFARALDRLRANVRRHANKLRS; encoded by the coding sequence ATGGTGCGGCCGCGCGGCACGACGAGCACGGGGCGGCACCGCATCGAGATGAGCCTCAGGCCGGACAAGAACAGCCGGCAGGTCACCTTCTCCAAGCGCCGCGCCGGCCTCTTCAAGAAGTGCTCCGAGCTCGCCCTCCTCTGCGGCGCCCGCGTGGCCGTCGTCGTCTTCTCCGAGGCGGGCAACGCCTTCGCCCTCGGCAGCCCCTCCATGGAGGCCGTCCTGCGTCGCTTCGACGACGGCAACGACGCCGGCGCCCTCGTTCCTGCCGCTGACGTCGACGACCGTGAGGCGCTGGAGGAGTTGTACCGGGCCAGGGAGGCGACCGCGGAGCAGGTGGCGTCGGAGATCAAGCGGATGAATACCATCGGGGACACGGTGGTCAAGGCCCAGACGGGGAGGCGGTACTGGTGGGAGGCCGACGTGGAGGCGCTCGGGGAGGCCGAGCTGCCGGAGTTCGCCCGGGCGCTCGACCGGCTCAGGGCTAACGTGCGCCGCCACGCCAACAAGCTCCGCTCCTGA